GACGAAAAAATAGAACTCAAAGACAATGACGGTAAGCCATTTTACCTTAGAAGAATAGCTTTTTGGTACGATAAACACCAAAAAGTTTATGAGTTCATTACCAACAATTATGAACTTCAGGCAGATAAAATTGCCGAGATCTACAAGAACAGGTGGCAAATCGAGACTATGTTCAAACGCCTTAAACAAAACTTCCCGCTAAAGTATTTTCTTGGAGATAATCAAAATGCCATCGAGATACAGATATGGGTCAGCTTAATCATACAACTAATAATGCTTGTCATTCAGAGAAAAGCAGAAAGAAAATGGGCATATTCTAATATGATGTCCGTGATACGATATCATTTAATGACCTATATTGATTTGTTCAAATTCCTTAAAAATCCAGAAGCAAAATGGGAAGATATTACAACAAAAAATATAGGTCAATTAAGCCTTTTTGACCCATAAGGAGGTTCTATTTTTAAAATACTAAAGCTACACAGTGAAATTAGGCGATACAAAAGATTTTTTTAGTAATTTAGATTTTTATCGGACAACAATGCTTATTTTTATAATATAAAATCATACCACAATGCTTAAAACACTAATAATCGGTGCATCCGATAAACCACAACGCTATGCTTATAAAGCTTTAAAACTTCTTCAAAAAAATAACCACGAAGTTCTTGCTTTAGGAAAACGGCAAATGAATATTGATGGAGTTGAAGTGCATCTTGGTAAACCTGATTTTTCTGATATACACACCGTTACACTTTATCTTAATGCTAAAAATCAAGAAGAATATTATGATTATATCATTAGTTTAAAACCTAAACGAGTTATTTTTAATCCTGGCACCGAAAACCCCGATTTTCAGAAAAAACTTAATTCTGAAAATATAGAAGTTGTAGAAGCTTGCACTTTAGTTTTGTTATCGACGAATCAATATGAGACCTAAAAAGGTCAATAACCCATTGAGAATTAAGATAAAAAAGCCAAATTCAAAGCCAAACCAATTTAAAGCGTTAACGCTAATAATGTAGGATAGAATAGGAGAAAGTATTGCTACAACTGGCACTAAACGGTCTTTGATTTTAAACTTTGTAAACATTCCAAAAGCATATAAACCCAATAGCGGAATATAGGTGTATCCAGCAAAAACAAAGAGTTTGTTAATCACACTTTTATCATTTATGGCATATTGAAAAATCAACATCACAAGTATCAATACTATAGAAATAACAATATGTGTCAACTTTCTAATTTTGATTTGTTGAGATTTGGGATAGCGATTTTCTATATCTAAAATATCTATACTGAATGAGGTTGTTAAAGATGTTAAGGCACTGTCAGCACTGGAATATGCGGCTACGCAATGAGACCTAACAAAAAGAAAATAGCCACAGCCAAACCTAAATCGCCTTGCATAGCAATGGCGGGAAACAAATCGTCTTTTTTAGCTGTGATGCCATTTATTTCTGCATAATTTGTCAACAACAAACCTAAAAATAAAAACAGAAAATTGGCAATAGTTAAAATGATAGTAAATGAAAAAATGTTTTTTTGGGCGTCTTTTAAATTTCTACACGTTAGATTTTTTTGCATCATATCTTGATCAAGTCCAGTCATAACAATAGTGATAAACGCACCCGATATAAATTGTTTAAAAAAGAAATCACTAGAACGCCAATCGTCAAAAAAGAAAATTTTGGCTTGTGTGTTTTTACTCAGATAAGTTGGAATTTCAGCTATTGAAATATTAAGATTCTGTAGAAGAAGAGCAATCG
This genomic window from Flavobacterium sp. CS20 contains:
- a CDS encoding CoA-binding protein; the encoded protein is MLKTLIIGASDKPQRYAYKALKLLQKNNHEVLALGKRQMNIDGVEVHLGKPDFSDIHTVTLYLNAKNQEEYYDYIISLKPKRVIFNPGTENPDFQKKLNSENIEVVEACTLVLLSTNQYET